The Haliaeetus albicilla chromosome 19, bHalAlb1.1, whole genome shotgun sequence genome has a segment encoding these proteins:
- the RIBC2 gene encoding RIB43A-like with coiled-coils protein 2 isoform X1: protein MSWLGLQRDLQEAAALERRRQRELQRQSRIFNARVRTIGVDKDALDTQVKDRKIQEAAEKARNEELANEMKQNDKIMCMLEERQKNYIRNVNKAISDFQKNFQKPETRREFDLSDPQALKKDRPARLSDNDPRCTISGLQKFMGEDLNYHQRMKFQKEQLREWSLQQQRDWKNALADQKFADDLYDKNRIELDQKTMEQQQKEEESRRAVCAATKDFNRTQAAELAERKKLEKCQKTKEDMDEISSLLQGDLLSENSEQAVSSFGRHRVITDRWKGMNRDQLMAIRYSQQQQVLEKLRLKEEERQRDAEWDRQSIQAARAHLILERHQQRQNRERRRALDNVNAELSQEQKSKNIYLKEEAYSNFPTGQYYAQFNTTSR from the exons ATGAGCTGGTTGGGGCTGCAGCGAGACCTGCAGGAGGCTGCCGCCTTGGAGCGGCGGCggcagagggagctgcagcggCAGAGCCGCATCTTCAACGCGCGAGTCCGGACCATAGGG gtTGATAAAGATGCATTGGATACCCAGGTCAAGGATAGGAAAATTcaagaagcagctgaaaaagcACGAAATGAAGAACTTG CTaatgaaatgaagcaaaatgaCAAGATCATGTGTATGTTAGAAGAACGACAGAAAAATTATATCAGAAACGTAAATAAGGCTATCAGtgattttcagaagaattttcAGAAGCCAGAAACAAGGCGTGAATTTGACCTGTCTGATCCCCAAGCCCTAAAGAAGGATAGACCTGCTCGACTTTCAGACAATGATCCTCGATGTACTATATCTGGCTTGCAAAAGTTTATGGGTGAAGACTTAAACTATCATCAGAGGATGAAATTTCAAAAGGAGCAGTTAAGAGAGTGGTCTCTTCAGCAACAGAGAGACTGGAAGAATGCATTAGCTGATCAAAAATTTGCAG ATGATCTTTATGACAAGAATAGGATTGAACTTGACCAAAAGACTATGGAGCaacaacaaaaggaagaagaaagcaggcGTGCAGTTTGTGCAGCTACTAAAGATTTCAATAGAACCCAG GCTGCTGAACTAGCTGAGAGAAAGAAGTTGGAAAAGTGTCAAAAAACGAAAGAGGACATGGATGAAATTTCCAGCCTCCTTCAAGGAGACTTACTTTCGGAAAACTCTGAACAAGCAGTCAGTTCCTTTGGTAGACATCGTGTGATTACAGATCGATGGAAGGGAATGAATCGGGATCAGCTGATGGCAATCCGTTACTCTCAACAGCAACAAGTTCTGGAGAAGCTG AGACTAAAAGAGGAAGAACGCCAAAGAGATGCTGAATGGGACAGGCAAAGTATACAGGCTGCAAGAGCTCACTTGATTTTAGAACGGCATCAACAACGACAGAATCGGGAACGCCGCCGAGCTTTAGATAACGTAAATGCAGAGTTATCTCAGGAGCAGAAATCAAA GAACATTTATCTTAAAGAAGAAGCATATTCAAATTTTCCAACAGGCCAGTATTATGCACAGTTTAATACAACCAGCCGATGA
- the RIBC2 gene encoding RIB43A-like with coiled-coils protein 2 isoform X2, whose product MELIDVSDFSWSGCQNVNALQSVKICGDDSFILVDKDALDTQVKDRKIQEAAEKARNEELANEMKQNDKIMCMLEERQKNYIRNVNKAISDFQKNFQKPETRREFDLSDPQALKKDRPARLSDNDPRCTISGLQKFMGEDLNYHQRMKFQKEQLREWSLQQQRDWKNALADQKFADDLYDKNRIELDQKTMEQQQKEEESRRAVCAATKDFNRTQAAELAERKKLEKCQKTKEDMDEISSLLQGDLLSENSEQAVSSFGRHRVITDRWKGMNRDQLMAIRYSQQQQVLEKLRLKEEERQRDAEWDRQSIQAARAHLILERHQQRQNRERRRALDNVNAELSQEQKSKNIYLKEEAYSNFPTGQYYAQFNTTSR is encoded by the exons ATGGAATTAATTGATGTGTCTGATTTTTCTTGGAGTGGGTGTCAGAATGTGAATGCCCTTCAGTCTGTGAAGATCTGTGGGGATGATAGCTTCATTCTG gtTGATAAAGATGCATTGGATACCCAGGTCAAGGATAGGAAAATTcaagaagcagctgaaaaagcACGAAATGAAGAACTTG CTaatgaaatgaagcaaaatgaCAAGATCATGTGTATGTTAGAAGAACGACAGAAAAATTATATCAGAAACGTAAATAAGGCTATCAGtgattttcagaagaattttcAGAAGCCAGAAACAAGGCGTGAATTTGACCTGTCTGATCCCCAAGCCCTAAAGAAGGATAGACCTGCTCGACTTTCAGACAATGATCCTCGATGTACTATATCTGGCTTGCAAAAGTTTATGGGTGAAGACTTAAACTATCATCAGAGGATGAAATTTCAAAAGGAGCAGTTAAGAGAGTGGTCTCTTCAGCAACAGAGAGACTGGAAGAATGCATTAGCTGATCAAAAATTTGCAG ATGATCTTTATGACAAGAATAGGATTGAACTTGACCAAAAGACTATGGAGCaacaacaaaaggaagaagaaagcaggcGTGCAGTTTGTGCAGCTACTAAAGATTTCAATAGAACCCAG GCTGCTGAACTAGCTGAGAGAAAGAAGTTGGAAAAGTGTCAAAAAACGAAAGAGGACATGGATGAAATTTCCAGCCTCCTTCAAGGAGACTTACTTTCGGAAAACTCTGAACAAGCAGTCAGTTCCTTTGGTAGACATCGTGTGATTACAGATCGATGGAAGGGAATGAATCGGGATCAGCTGATGGCAATCCGTTACTCTCAACAGCAACAAGTTCTGGAGAAGCTG AGACTAAAAGAGGAAGAACGCCAAAGAGATGCTGAATGGGACAGGCAAAGTATACAGGCTGCAAGAGCTCACTTGATTTTAGAACGGCATCAACAACGACAGAATCGGGAACGCCGCCGAGCTTTAGATAACGTAAATGCAGAGTTATCTCAGGAGCAGAAATCAAA GAACATTTATCTTAAAGAAGAAGCATATTCAAATTTTCCAACAGGCCAGTATTATGCACAGTTTAATACAACCAGCCGATGA
- the RIBC2 gene encoding RIB43A-like with coiled-coils protein 2 isoform X3, translated as MKQNDKIMCMLEERQKNYIRNVNKAISDFQKNFQKPETRREFDLSDPQALKKDRPARLSDNDPRCTISGLQKFMGEDLNYHQRMKFQKEQLREWSLQQQRDWKNALADQKFADDLYDKNRIELDQKTMEQQQKEEESRRAVCAATKDFNRTQAAELAERKKLEKCQKTKEDMDEISSLLQGDLLSENSEQAVSSFGRHRVITDRWKGMNRDQLMAIRYSQQQQVLEKLRLKEEERQRDAEWDRQSIQAARAHLILERHQQRQNRERRRALDNVNAELSQEQKSKNIYLKEEAYSNFPTGQYYAQFNTTSR; from the exons atgaagcaaaatgaCAAGATCATGTGTATGTTAGAAGAACGACAGAAAAATTATATCAGAAACGTAAATAAGGCTATCAGtgattttcagaagaattttcAGAAGCCAGAAACAAGGCGTGAATTTGACCTGTCTGATCCCCAAGCCCTAAAGAAGGATAGACCTGCTCGACTTTCAGACAATGATCCTCGATGTACTATATCTGGCTTGCAAAAGTTTATGGGTGAAGACTTAAACTATCATCAGAGGATGAAATTTCAAAAGGAGCAGTTAAGAGAGTGGTCTCTTCAGCAACAGAGAGACTGGAAGAATGCATTAGCTGATCAAAAATTTGCAG ATGATCTTTATGACAAGAATAGGATTGAACTTGACCAAAAGACTATGGAGCaacaacaaaaggaagaagaaagcaggcGTGCAGTTTGTGCAGCTACTAAAGATTTCAATAGAACCCAG GCTGCTGAACTAGCTGAGAGAAAGAAGTTGGAAAAGTGTCAAAAAACGAAAGAGGACATGGATGAAATTTCCAGCCTCCTTCAAGGAGACTTACTTTCGGAAAACTCTGAACAAGCAGTCAGTTCCTTTGGTAGACATCGTGTGATTACAGATCGATGGAAGGGAATGAATCGGGATCAGCTGATGGCAATCCGTTACTCTCAACAGCAACAAGTTCTGGAGAAGCTG AGACTAAAAGAGGAAGAACGCCAAAGAGATGCTGAATGGGACAGGCAAAGTATACAGGCTGCAAGAGCTCACTTGATTTTAGAACGGCATCAACAACGACAGAATCGGGAACGCCGCCGAGCTTTAGATAACGTAAATGCAGAGTTATCTCAGGAGCAGAAATCAAA GAACATTTATCTTAAAGAAGAAGCATATTCAAATTTTCCAACAGGCCAGTATTATGCACAGTTTAATACAACCAGCCGATGA